The following coding sequences lie in one Oryza brachyantha chromosome 10, ObraRS2, whole genome shotgun sequence genomic window:
- the LOC107305067 gene encoding AT-rich interactive domain-containing protein 1-like, which produces MAPLPTPPPPSDSSAPSFKTNTSSPSPNRAPNQGVPTSSVAATRASPPTPFGMVSGVSEAVIAVFDVSTTLQAQGYLAGQEMPSITLLEERAPEVFESLLASFLAQSHGPGPLPPRPMPPLLGDGTAVGLLRLYLVVKACGGFDTVPCWATVAKTAGLDPTMDAPIKLVYYKYLCPLEESLLRAKMLREEAGSSSGGGRRLSRANKGKFLAPIARNDQSGEPELLDLKRKREDIVGMLNWVRLVAKKPDRRRPIKKTADSHLNLALMFRRQMFEDDGLSDKPHGSASPESGLTTEDGHYNGWGDQQSACGSHDWNSHQNVCSFDLVDIPEWTGKPSVHYQDPDMLRFLGDPILTPKGNEAFDDTIGKGRPDKCDCEFPGSTSCVGFHIAEKKTELKHELGSSYHAMKFDQTGEDAALTWTKDEEKRFENIVLQSLPSSKYMFWDKLHAAFHYKGKADLVGYYNNVFQPRRRAFQNRLARHVNGVDSDDDSIEPSFLRLRQDGGKSRSRSSASSKNRNRSILG; this is translated from the exons ATGGCCCCCCTTCcaaccccaccaccaccatctgaCTCCTCCGCGCCCTCTTTCAAAACGAACACCTCAAGCCCAAGTCCCAACCGCGCACCGAACCAGGGTGTTCCCACCTCGTCGGTGGCGGCCACGCGAGCGTCGCCGCCCACGCCATTTGGGATGGTCTCTGGGGTGTCTGAGGCCGTCATCGCCGTGTTTGACGTCTCCACAACGCTCCAAGCCCAGGGGTACCTCGCCGGGCAAGAGATGCCGAGCATCACCCTCCTAGAGGAGCGTGCCCCTGAGGTGTTCGAGAGCCTGCTCGCATCCTTCTTGGCACAGTCGCATGGCCCCGGCCCGCTCCCGCCACGCCCCATGCCACCCCTGCTTGGTGACGGCACCGCTGTTGGCTTGCTCCGCCTGTACCTTGTCGTCAAGGCATGTGGCGGGTTCGACACCGTGCCTTGTTGGGCGACCGTCGCTAAGACGGCCGGCCTCGACCCCACCATGGACGCACCCATCAAGTTGGTATACTACAAGTACCTCTGTCCCCTGGAGGAGAGCTTACTTAGGGCTAAAATGTTGAGAGAGGAGGCTGGGAGCAGCAgtggtggtggccgccgcctctcgAGAGCCAACAAGGGAAAGTTCCTTGCACCGATAGCTAGGAACGACCAGAGCGGTGAGCCCGAGCTGTTGGACTTGAAGCGTAAGAGGGAGGACATTGTTGGGATGCTCAACTGGGTGCGCCTCGTGGCGAAGAAGCCAGATCGACGTCGCCCTATCAAGAAGACCGCTGACAGCCACCTCAACCTAGCGCTGATGTTCCGCCGCCAAATGTTCGAGGATGACGGCTTAAGCGATAAGCCCCATGGCTCCGCATCGCCTGAG AGTGGTCTTACAACTGAGGATGGACACTACAATGGATGGGGTGATCAACAATCTGCATGTGGAAGCCATGACTGGAACTCTCATCAAAATGTTTGCTCTTTTGATCTAGTGGACATCCCTGAATGGACTGGGAAGCCTTCAGTCCATTATCAAGATCCAGATATGTTGAGATTTCTTGGAGACCCTATTTTAACTCCAAAAGGCAATGAAGCCTTCGATGATACTATTGGCAAGGGCAGGCCAGACAAGTGCGACTGTGAATTCCCAGGCTCCACATCTTGTGTTGGATTTCATATTGCAGAGAAAAAGACTGAACTGAAGCATGAACTGGGCTCATCCTACCATGCAATGAAGTTTGATCAAACCGGGGAGGATGCAGCACTAACATGGACAAAGGATGAAGAGAAGAGGTTTGAGAACATTGTCCTGCAAAGCCTGCCTTCATCCAAGTACATGTTCTGGGACAAACTGCATGCTGCCTTCCATTACAAGGGCAAAGCTGACCTTGTGGGTTACTACAACAATGTCTTCCAGCCACGCAGGAGAGCCTTCCAGAATCGATTAGCTCGACATGTTAATGGCGTAGATAGTGATGATGACTCAATTGAGCCTTCCTTCCTGCGCCTTCGTCAAGATGGTGGAAAGAGCAGGTCTAGGTCGTCTGCTTCCTCTAAGAATCGAAATCGTTCGATCTTAGGGTAG
- the LOC102702975 gene encoding uncharacterized protein LOC102702975 codes for MAGAAAAAVGLGVVVWWAAAVAVGCGAQPVVVGSYGQPRLWLKPYDWSYLRVELPASFSSVTMDFATDIDIQREHLKDLPRRELAIICLMNSNPPIPDISDSFLDSLLSNFLVVGTFGSTNNQSNLAQCIPFQKNTSIVLRNDQISPGIWYIGYFNGLGPARTQSKMISRGKARSVSTSITVEGCPTSALWGPYCNETMEMISCSQSSRHNNSRNLIDLNIGKRKRLNTREHKRRINFLSQWNHLEEKGVGSNSSTFARMDNSITCAISNGSLCLRQGDMKFYFLDIVNLALQFEITAMNFGLAQRPSLICYLRYNAFPRRDLHDYSGDISSAPLVLKLPNIGRWYIAVETVNITQMNSTASAPLPDTTCFSLEWQVTGCLNGKAGTNCSWEAYALQRVPKRSPSVPFESYYVPNDGRASLEYSHFSLEQYLSNSSFEPFAWTYFFLDIPQGSAGALIHVQLKSDKELNYELYSKYGGLPSNESWDYYASRTSSSNGSVYFSLQNSTNSDMDLSIFYAKEGTWCFGVKHPSDKANSETYMSISLQGCHKNCNQKGACHSSIDESGLTFYSFCTCDRDHGGFDCNDELVSPNGHIWQSVFLIASNGAATLPAFWAIRQKAFAEWILYTSSGISSALYHSCDVGTWCILSFRVLQFLDFWLSFMAVVGTFIYMATIDEASKRAMHTAVFILTALLAATGATRSANIGIVVAIGSLGLLIGWLLEFSTARRFVCWPWRINLNVPQSWPNFRTLFWSTLELLNKRFRWLFLLLGFITLAFAATSWKLESNRTYWVWHSMWHITIYTSSFFFLCSMRVNTVNHSPEPSYELTRQDSLPRSESRET; via the exons ATGgctggtgcggcggcggcggcggtggggctgGGAGTGGTGGtgtggtgggcggcggcggtggcggtggggtGCGGCGCgcagccggtggtggtgggcagCTACGGGCAACCCAGGCTGTGGCTGAAGCCCTACGACTGGAGCTACCTGCGCG TTGAATTGCCGGCGTCGTTTTCGTCTGTCACTATGGATTTCGCAACTGACATAGACATT CAGAGGGAGCACTTGAAGGATCTTCCAAGAAGAGAGCTTGCTATCATTTGCTTGATGAACTCCAACCCTCCTATTCCTGATATATCTGATTCTTTTCTGGACAGTTTAT TATCGAACTTTCTCGTTGTTGGGACTTTTGGCAGTACAAATAATCAGTCAAATCTGGCGCAATGCATACCATTCCAGAAAAACACATCAATTGTGTTAAGAAATGACCAG ATATCTCCAGGAATATGGTACATTGGTTACTTTAATGGCCTTGGACCTGCTCGCACACAATCAAAGATG ATTAGCCGAGGCAAGGCACGTTCTGTGAGCACTAGTATCACCGTAGAAGGATGTCCAACTTCAGCACTATGGGGACCATACTGTAATGAAACAATGGAAATGATTAGTTGTTCTCAGTCTTCAAGACATAACAACTCAAGAAATCTTATAGATTTGAATATTGGCAAGAGGAAACGTCTTAATACCAGAGAACATAAAAGGCGTATTAATTTTCTGTCGCAATGGAACCATTTAGAAGAAAAGGGAGTTGGCTCCAATAGTTCAACCTTTGCAAGAATGGACAACTCAATCACTTGTGCCATTTCAAATGGCTCATTATGCTTAAGGCAAGGTGATATGAAGTTCTACTTCTTGGACATAGTTAATCTAGCATTGCAATTTGAAATTACAGCTATGAATTTTGGATTAGCTCAAAGGCCATCCTTAATATGTTACTTGCGCTACAATGCCTTTCCTCGGAGAGATTTGCATGACTATTCAGGTGATATCAGCAGTGCTCCTTTGGTTCTAAAGTTGCCAAATATTGGACGATGGTATATTGCTGTTGAGACTGTCAATATAACACAGATGAATAGCACTGCATCAGCACCTTTACCGGATACAACATGCTTCTCATTAGAGTGGCAAGTAACTGGATGCCTGAATGGAAAAGCTGGAACCAACTGTTCATGGGAGGCGTATGCGCTCCAG AGGGTTCCTAAGCGAAGTCCTTCTGTCCCTTTTGAGTCATATTATGTTCCTAATGATGGAAGGGCGTCCCTGGAGTATAGTCACTTCTCCCTGGAACAGTATTTAAGCAACTCTTCTTTTGAGCCATTTGCATGGACTTATTTCTTTTTGGATATTCCGCAAGGTTCAGCTGGTGCACTTATCCATGTCCAATTAAAATCAGATAAAGAACTGAATTATGAGCTGTACTCAAAATATGGTGGTTTACCATCAAATGAGAGTTGGGATTATTATGCAAGCAGGACAAGCAGCAGTAATGGCTCAGTGTATTTTTCATTACAGAATTCCACAAATTCAGATATGGATCTATCTATTTTCTATGCTAAGGAGGGAACTTGGTGCTTCGGTGTGAAGCATCCAAGTGATAAAGCAAATTCTGAGACGTACATGTCCATCTCTCTTCAGGGATGCCATAAAAACTGCAATCAGAAAGGTGCATGTCATTCCTCAATCGATGAAAGTGGGCTAACTTTCTACAG CTTCTGCACATGTGATCGTGATCATGGTGGGTTTGATTGCAATGATGAATTAGTTTCACCTAATG GGCACATCTGGCAGTCTGTCTTTCTAATTGCATCAAATGGTGCAGCAACTTTACCTGCCTTTTGGGCTATCCGGCAAAAG GCATTTGCAGAATGGATTCTTTACACTTCAAGTGGAATTTCTAGTGCATTATACCATTCATGTGATGTGGGTACCTGGTGCATACTGTCTTTCCGTGTATTACAG TTTTTGGATTTCTGGCTTTCCTTTATGGCTGTTGTTGGTACGTTCATATATATGGCTACAATCGATGAAGCTTCAAAGCGAGCCATGCATACAGCTGTCTTTATTCTTACGGCTCTTTTAGCTGCAACAGGTGCTACCAG ATCTGCAAATATTGGTATTGTTGTTGCTATTGGTTCTCTTGGCCTGCTTATTGGATGGCTATTGGAGTTCTCTACAGCGAGAAGATTTGTGTGCTGGCCGTGGCGAATCAATCTTAATGTACCTCAAAG CTGGCCAAACTTCAGGACTTTATTTTGGAGTACTCTGGAGTTGTTGAACAAGCGATTTCGTTGGTTATTTCTACTTCTGGGATTCATCACATTAGCTTTTGCGGCTACAAGCTGGAAGCTAGAATCAAATCGTACCTACTGGGTTTGGCACAG CATGTGGCATATTACTATTTACACGTCTTCATTCTTCTTCCTGTGCTCCATGCGCGTCAATACCGTTAATCATAGTCCGGAGCCAAGCTACGAGTTAACGAGGCAAGATTCATTGCCGAGATCAGAGTCCAGAGAAACCTAA
- the LOC102702693 gene encoding uncharacterized protein LOC102702693, whose product MRIRKCASRLLGSSYSAPEPPAPAPRPGFDLELLPLPLTTPPPPPLPYPGGHESGVGPACFAAATASGEPCELSRSPWDLIGELDISDPQEEDVVEKYFVHVASRANWLFPTSMPASVKAEGVAAAGEFSTKPPKKFAKKTVKKAAPAKKKDAVAKEESEPTKKPKVKKEEGDSNSAAAATPIAGGAEVWTCKKNDGKRWHCQRRVSQPNSLCDYHSDQKRAYYNPLYESPTDESAPAAPPDPRSSAAPPSSSKPSASSKPSATSKARKKKVTDASEGFYYYTGFGPFRTKRHCRTSSNMQPQESTPVEQHEEEKQPENNADPSAGNKSRSSDDAAAHQAPATVAAARDDLSSSDDNDIAGIAGGDEESSDDARIGTGNGGFRAGINGDAKKRCPARKRWRKPVKARSLKSLM is encoded by the exons ATGCGGATCCGCAAGTGCGCGTCCCGCCTCCTCGGCTCCTCCTACTCCGCGCCCGAGCCCcccgctcccgcgccgcgccccggATTCGACCTCGAgctcctcccgctcccgctgacgacgccgccgcctccgccgctcccgtaCCCCGGGGGCCACGAATCCGGCGTGGGGCCCGCCTGCTtcgcggccgccaccgcctccgggGAGCCCTGCGAGCTCAGCCGCTCGCCTTGGGACCTTATCGGCGAGCTCGACATCTCCGATCCCCAG GAGGAGGACGTCGTGGAGAAGTATTTCGTCCATGTTGCTAGCCGGGCTAACTGGCTCTTCCCGACCAGCATGCCTGCCTCCGTCAAGGCGGAGGGGGTAGCTGCGGCCGGCGAGTTCAGCACCAAGCCGCCGAAGAAGTTTGCGAAGAAGACGGTGAagaaggcggcgccggcgaagaaGAAAGATGCGGTGGCGAAGGAGGAGAGCGAACCTACGAAGAAACCAAAGGTTAAGAAGGAGGAGGGTGACTCCaattccgccgccgccgccactcccATCGCCGGAGGAGCAGAAGTCTGGACGTGCAAGAAGAACGACGGCAAGAGGTGGCACTGCCAGCGGCGGGTGAGCCAGCCCAACTCCCTCTGCGACTACCACTCCGACCAGAAGCGCGCCTACTACAACCCTCTCTACGAGAGCCCCACCGACGAGTCTGCcccagcggcgccgccggatcCCCGGTcgtccgcggcgccgccgtcatcCTCCAAGCCCTCCGCCAGCTCGAAGCCATCCGCCACCTCTAAGGCACGGAAGAAGAAGGTGACAGATGCTAGCGAGGGGTTCTACTACTACACAGGGTTCGGCCCATTCCGCACCAAGAGGCATTGCAGAACCAGCAGCAACATGCAGCCGCAGGAATCTACACCGGTGGAACAGCACGAGGAAGAAAAGCAGCCGGAGAATAATGCTGATCCCAGTGCAGGTAATAAATCCCGGAGTAGTGATGATGCTGCTGCTCATCAGGCGCCGGCGACTGTGGCGGCAGCTCGGGACGACCTGTCCAGCTCCGACGACAACGACATAGCCGGCATAGCTGGAGGCGACGAGGAGAGCAGCGACGACGCGCGCATCGGCACCGGCAACGGCGGATTCCGAGCCGGTATCAACGGCGACGCCAAGAAGAGGTGCCCGGCGAGGAAGAGGTGGAGGAAGCCTGTGAAGGCTCGGTCGCTCAAATCCTTGATGTGA